The DNA window CGACCGTCGCGGTCACTTCGATGCCGGTGAATTTGTCGAGCAGTTTGGTGACAACAATGCCAAACAGGGCTTTTGCCTGTACAAGGTTGGCTGCAAGGGCCCCTACACCTATAACAATTGCCCCACCGAAAGATTCAATCACCACACCAGTTGGCCCATTCAGGCGGGTCATGGCTGCATGGGCTGTTCCGAACCCAATTTCTGGGATGAGATGGCTGACTTTGAGCGACCACTGGGAAGACAAACACTGCACGGATTGGATGCCACCGCTGACACCATAGGCAGCGTGATATTAGGCGCGGCAGCGGTTGGCATTGGTGCCCATGCCGTTGCCAGCATATTCGCCCGTGGTATTGAGGAATAATCATGAACAAGCGCGTAGTCATAGATCCCATCACCCGCATCGAGGGCCATTTGCGCATCGAAGTGGAGGTGGATGAAAACAATGTTATTCAAAAGGCCTGGTCATCATCGACCCTGTGGCGCGGCATCGAAGTGATCCTCAAGGGGCGCAGTCCCCTCGATGCGGGTCTGATAACCCAAAGGATCTGCGGTGTCTGCACCTACTCCCATTACCGCTGTGCCACCGAGGCGGTGGAAAACGCCCTGGGCACCAAGATCCCGCTCAACGCCAAACTCTTGCGTACTCTGATGCAGGTTTCCCTGTATATGCACGATCATCTGGTGCATTTCTACCATCTGCACGGATTGGATTGGGTCGACGTGGTATCCGCCCTGAGTGCGGATCCGGCCAAAGCGGCCAGGGAAGCGATGAAATACAGTCCCCATCCCATTGCCGCCGGTGAAGGCGATCTCAAAGCGGTGCAGGACAAGGTGGCCGGTTTTGTTGCCACCGGCAAGCTGGGGCCTTTTGCCAACGCCTATTGGGGTAATGGCACCTATAAATTCAGCCCCGAGCAAAACCTGATTGCCCTGTCACATTACCTCAAGGCGTTGGAAGTGCAGCGGGTGGCGGCAGAAATGCTGGCAATCTTCGGTGGCAAGCAGCCCCATCCCCAGTCGCTGGTGGTCGGTGGCGTCACTTCGGTGCGCGATATGCTCAGCCCGGCGCGCTTGCAGGAATGGAAACAAAAACACGCCATAGTGGCCGATTTTATTGACCGGGCCTATCAGGCCGACATCATCATGGCCGCCGAAGCCTATGGCGCTGAGCCCAGCGTGCTTGGAGGTGTGGCACTGACAAACTTCCTGGCCACGGATGATTTCCTGCTGGCGGACGGTGAATACCTGTTCAATGCCGGGGTGATCCTCAATGGTGATATCAATGGTGTACAGGATCTGGATCCCAGCCTGATCGCCGAAGATGTCACCCATGCCTGGTACAGCGCCCCGGCAAGCCAACATCCCTTCGATGGCACCACAGTGCCCCAGTACACAGGCTTTGTGGAGCGGGACACTGTCTACGGCAAGCTGCCGACTCTGGATGGTGACGGTAAATACTCCTGGGTCAAATCCCCCAGATATCAGGGCGAGCCCATGGAAGTGGGACCACTGGCAAGCCTGCTGGTGAGCTACGCCCGCGGCAACACCGCCGTGGTCGAGGCCGTTAACGGCCTGCTGGCACGTACAGGTCTGCCAATTGGTGCCCTGTTTACCACCCTGGGCCGTACCGCTGCCCGTATGTTGCAAACCCAGCTGGTGGCCCATGAGGGTCTGCGCACCTTTGATGCCCTGCTGACCAACCTGGTGTCTGACGAAAGTACCTACGCCAAGCCCGAGATAGATCCGGACAAGGAATACCGCGGCCACGCCATGATAGAAGCACCACGGGGCATGCTCAGCCACTGGGTGCGGATCAAGGGTGGCAAGATTGAGAACTACCAGGCGGTGGTGCCGACCACCTGGAATGCGGGTCCAATGGACAGCCAGGGCAAACAAGGACCTTATGAGACCTCGCTCATAGGCCTGAAGCTGGAAGATCCGACCAAACCCCTGGAAGTGATCCGGGTCATTCACTCTTTCGATCCCTGCATGGCCTGCTCGGTGCACGTGATGGATTTCAAGGGCACAGATCTGGGTGAATTCAGGGTCGCGGCCAACGCAATCTAGGAGGCTTTGCACATGGACAAGCACATTCAGGAAGTCAGAGAATTCAAACGTACCCTGGTATTTACCGGTGCCCTGAGAGCTGCCCACTGGTTAAGGGCCGCAGCCATCACTGTACTGCTCATCAGCGGCTTTTATCTCGCCTGGCCGTTTTTGGTGGCGCCGGAGAATTCGGATGTATTGGTTCAGGGATGGATCCGCTTTGGCCACCTTATCGCCGGCTTCCTGCTGTGCGCTGTTACAGCTGTGCGTACCTACCTGTTTTTCTTCAGTAAATACGACGTTGAGCGACGCAGTGTCCGTGATCTTTTTTCGCTTAAGAGCTGGATAGCCCAGCTGAAGTCCTATTTCTGGATTGGACAGTTGAAAAAAGCCGGTGTCTACGGCCCATTGCAACTGCTGGTGTACACCGGCATAGCGGTGGCGTCGATCTTCATCTGCATCACGGGTCTGACCCTCTATGCCCAGGTTTATCACCTGGGAATGGGCGGTATGCTGTCGGATTTTGCCGCCTGGATCACAAGTGTGATGGGCGGATTGGCGAGCGTCCGACTTTGGCACCACTATGTCGCTTGGGTATTCATCGTTTTTCTGGTGTTACACATTTACATGGCGGTGTGGACAGGCATCCGCTTCAAGCACAATTCGGTGGAAGTCATAGTCAGCGGTTACGACTATCACAGGCACTGAGTGGTTAAAAGCCAAGGCGCAGCGGGGAGGCACCATGAAGTTATTGTTGCTGGGAATAGGCAATGTGCTGTTCGCCGATGAAGGTATTGGCGTCCATTTCCTCCATTACATGGAAGAAAACTATCGCTTCAGCCACCCTCTCCACAGTCTGACCCTGTTGGATGGCGGCACCCTGGCCCAGGGGCTGACCCCCATCATCAGCCAATTTGATGAAATGCTGCTGGTGGATACGGTCAACGCCGCCGGAGCCAATCCGGGTCAGGTGTATTTCTTTGATTTCGACAAAGCACCGGCCGAAATTGACTGGCAGGGCAGCGCCCACGAAGTGGAGATGTTGCAAACCCTGACCATGATGGAAATGCTCGGGGACAGACCAAAAACCTGGGTACTGGGCGTGACCCCTACCCGCCTCGAGCCCATGCGTCTGGGCCTGAGTCCCGAGCTGCTCAGCGTGGTACCCCTGATGGAAGAGGTGGTGCTCAAGCACCTTCGAAGCCTTGGTTTTGAGGTGGAGCGCCGCCAACACCGCCCCATAGAAGAGCTGATCCCAAGCGCCTGGCAAGGGCAGATCCCAATTCATGAAAACTCTTAGATTTTACTTTCCCTGCCACAGGCCGGTCCCTTTCTATCACAGCTATTTCAACCAACTGCTGGCGACGGAGGAACTGGATTTGGCGATCGGGTATCACAATACGAGCGGCCAGTCTCATTACCTGCTGGATGCCAGTGGTAGCCAGGCACAACTGGAGCAGTTGGCCGATCTCCTGGCCAGGGAGCTACCGGTCTCGCTGGCGCTGGGTAAGCCGGGGCTGGAGCTTATCGAAACGCCCGACAGCTTGACAGCAACCGTGCCTATCCCACCCATGGAAGACATGGGGGCAGGTCTTGGATTTTGCAGCCACTGCCTGCCCTGGTTCAGTCAGGTGCAAGATGATTTGCCCCGGCAATTATCGCTGAGCTGCCCCTGCTGCCATGGCGAGCAACAACTGACGCCGGGGGCCCGGGCCATCACAGCGGATGAATTGGCAACAGCCGTGGCCGTGCTGGCGGATGGCAAAAGCGCAGTCCTTGGCGGTGTGACGTACGCTTACCGGGCGGCGCCGGAAAACGCTGACTGCACCAGCTTGCTTATTTGCGATCCCAAGGTGCTGACAAAACACCTTCTGGCCGATACAGAGCAGCAACTGGCGCTGTCGGCCCTGGAGAAACCCTGGGTTCGGCTCACGCCCCTGCCCGGACACGAGTTACTGAACCTACACTGGTATCGTTGCCGCTTCGCCGCCAGTCGTCTGGAGCTGCTGCTGACGGCCGCGCTGGCCCGGGCCGGTATGGATTGGGTGCATGTGTCACAGGATGGGGCCCGGGATGAGGTCTGTCAGCTGGCGGGAACCTGGATGCCGGTGCAGCGCAGCCAAAGCTTCAAGCTGACGCTCAGTGAATCCCTGTTTGCCCAAACCGAGTCGGCTACCGGGGCCTGGCGCGCCCGTTCGTGCGGCCCGGAGCAACTGCAACTTGAACCCCTTACCCATGGGGCCGAAATTAAGGATCCCGCCCGGCTGGCGCTGCAGGGGACACTGCTGCGCCGGGGCAAGGCTCTTGCCAATAGCGCAGTGCTTTACCTTGGTCATCAAGGCCCCATGCAGCTGCAGGGTTATGACGCCCAGGCAGAGCAACAGGTCTTTTTGTCCCTAAGCCCGTTGCCGGCGACGGGATTACAGCTTTATCAGGCCCTGCTAAGCGGCGCTCCCGAGCTGATACAGAAATTCCGTGAACAGTTTCCTTACGAATGTCTGGCATTGTCTGAGCTGAACCTCAGCAATGGTGCCAGTTCCCGCACTGATTCGCTGCAAAGCCTGCTTGCCACGGCCGCCTGTGTGCTGGGGCTGGGCTACCGCCAAAGCAAGCAGCAATTGGCCGCCGCCCTGGCCGCCAGCGCCACCCACCACAGGGGACACAATGCCCCCAGAGTCGATTACCCCCTGGTGTGGGGCAGCGAGGGCCGCACCATAGACTGGCGCCGCATGCTCGGCACCCTGATAAGCTTCCGCCTTGCAGGGGACAAGGACAGCAGTCGTCTGGCCTTTGGGGTATTGGACTCACTGGCGGATTATTTGGCCAACTGGGTGGAGCACCTGGATCAGCAGCTGGGGATAGAACAGCTGGTACTGGCCGGACAGGATCTCAATAATCCTGTGTTGGCCCAGCGGCTGACCTTGCGTCTGGGAAAAAACGTCAGGCTCAGGGTCAATCCGGCGCTGGATCTCGACGGCAGTCTGCTGGCGGTGGGCGCCTTATTTGACCGCCCTGCCCGCCGCTCAAGCCAGCAGCGGGAAACCGCGCCATGAAAGCCATAAGCCTGCATGTGGGCGGCATAGTTCAGGGGGTGGGTTTCAGACCCCATGTCTACCGCCTGGCCAGAGAACTGGCCCTCCGGGGGCATGTGCTCAATGACGCCAGTGGGGTACATATCGACCTTTATGGTGAGCCCACCCAGCTGGCGCGGTTTATTGAGCAACTCAGGCATTGCCCCCCGCCCCTGGCGCGAATTGATTTTATCCATGAAAGCCCACTGCCCATGCCTCCATGGCCGCCCCAGGATTTTGAGATCCGCTCCAGTCAGGCGGATGACAAGGCCACTGTGCTGGTGTCGGCGGACAAGAGCAGTTGCGATGCCTGCCTGGCGGAAATTCGCGATCCTGAAGATCGCCACTTTGACTACCCTTTCACCAACTGCACCCACTGCGGCCCCCGCTACAGCCTGATACGGTGCTTGCCCTATGACAGGGTCAATACCTCCATGGCTGCGTTTGCCATGTGCCCCGAGTGTGAAGCTGAATATCGGGATCCCATGGACCGCCGCTACCACGCCCAGCCCGTCAGCTGTCCCCAATGCGGACCGCACCTGAGCCTGCTCAGTGTCTCGGGAGAAGTGTTGTGTGATGACAGCAGCCGCGCCATGGATCTCACGGCAGATATGCTGGCATCCGGAAACATACTGGCCATCAAGGGCCTTGGCGGCTTCCATCTGGTCTGTGACGCCCGCAATGCAGATGCGGTTGCCCTGCTGCGGCAAAGAAAACACCGGCCAGCCAAGCCCCTTGCCGTGATGGTGCCCGATCTTGACTGCGCCAAACAGCTCGCTATCGGGTCGCAGGAGGAATGGCAACTGCTGTGCAGCCGTGAAAAACCCATAGTGCTGCTGAATAAACAGCCACAACAGTCGCTTGTCTGTGAGGCCGTGGCCCCCGGCATCGACAGACTGGGATTGTTTCTGCCCTACACACCGCTGCACCAGCTGCTGTTGGCACGCTGTGGCTTTCCCCTGGTGGCCACCAGCGCCAACCATAGCGGAGATCCCATCATCACGGACTCAGAGCAGGTGCTGGCGCGTCTGGGCAAGGTGGTGAACGCTGTGCTCGATCACAACCGCCCCATAGTCAATGGCTGCGATGACAGCGTGGTGCAATGGGCCGGCGGGCAGATGCAGGTGATCCGCCTCGCCCGAGGCTATGCCCCCCTGTGCCTTGAGAGTCAGCTTGACAGTCAGCGGGAAACCGACGGCGACTGGTTGGCCGTGGGACCGCAGCAAAAAAATACCCTGGCGCTGAATCTGGGCTCGCACCTGTTTCTGAGCCCCCACATTGGCGACTTGTTCAGCGTCGAAGCCGAGGCCTATTTCGAACGTACCCTGGCGACCTTTCAGCGCTTGTACAGCATAGCCCCCGCGGGCATCGCCTGCGATCGCCATCCCGATTACAGCTCCAGTCGCTGGGCCCATGCCAGGGCACAAGCGGGGCAAGGCCTGTTGCCGGTGCAACACCACCACGCCCATGTGCTGGCCACCATGGCGGCAAACGATATCAGCTCCCCGGTGCTGGGATTTTGTTTCGACGGCAGCGGCCTGGGAGATGAGGGGGAAATATGGGGCGGTGAGGTCCTGCTGTGTCGGCCGTCGGGCTACCGGCGTTTGGCCCATGTGCGCAGTTTCGCCGTCACCGGCGGTGACAAGGTCGCCACCGAGCCTTGGCGCGTCTTGCTTGGCCTGCTTGCCGACGAGCTGATTGATGACAGCATTCACGCCCTCAAACTGCCGGCGCTGGAAAGGCTCGGGGAGCTGCAGCGGGCCAACCTGCTGCGCCTGACCCGCTCCAGTAGACTCAAATGCAGTTCCATGGGGCGATTGTTCGATGCGGCAGCGGCCCTGCTCGGCTTCGAAGGGCCCATACTGTTTGAAGGCCAGGCAGGATTGTTTCTCGAAGCCCTGGCCGCCAAGTCACAGCCCAAGAATGGGTCGTCCAATTGTCTGCGCCTGGCGATAACCCCCGATGACAAAGGCTTTGTGCTCGACGGCCATGGACTGATCCTGGCAATGATAGATGCCCTTTGCGCCGGTACAGATGCCAGTGCAGAGCAGTTGAAGGCCGATCTAGCCCGGCAGTTTATTCTGGCCCTGTCACGGGCCGTGCTCGAATTGGCTGACCACTATCCGGACCTGCCCGTGGTCCTCAGTGGCGGCGTGTTCCAGAACCGAACCCTGGCCGACGCCTGTGTGGCCGGTTTGCAGCAAAGGGGTCGAACCCTGCTGCCCTGGGGCCAGGTGCCCGTGAATGATGGCGGTATCGCCCTGGGGCAACTGTGGGCGGCATTACACGGCAATAAGGGCGAAAGCCTGACCTGAATCAAGGCACTCGGGTGCCGAAAGACAGACACTGAATATCCGGGGCACGCCCCAGAGCAAGGAGACAAAGCCAAATGTGTAAAGATTGCGGCTGCAGCCTGACACAGGACAGCATGAAGGACACGCTGCGACAGAACCCCCAACTGCAGGATCCCAAGACCCTCAGTAGTATCCACAGGATCCTGGCACGCAACGACAGTGAGGCCGTTCATAACCGCCGCCACTTCGAAGCCGGTGCCATGAGCGCCTATAACCTGATGAGCAGCCCGGGAAGCGGCAAAACCAGTTTGCTGGAATACCTTGGTCAGTTCACGCCCCTGAGTTTTCAGGTCATTGAAGGGGATTTGGAAACCAGTCGCGATGCCGACCGCCTGCTGGCTCGCGGGATCAAAGCGGTGCAAATTCAAACCGGCAGCGCCTGCCATTTGGACGCTTTTATGGTGCATGGCGCCCTCCACCACCTTGATGGCAACCGGGTCGATATCACCTTTGTGGAAAACGTCGGCAATCTGGTGTGCCCCGCCAGCTACGACATAGGCTGCCATCGCAACATAGTGCTGGTGTCGGTACCCGAAGGTGATGACAAGATAGCCAAGTATCCGGTCATGTTCCGCCGCGCCGATTTGGTGCTGATCAGCAAGTGCGACCTGCTGCCCTATTTCGATTTCAGTCTGGATGAGGCGCTGACGTCGCTTCACGCCATTAATCCCAAGGTTAAGGTTATCCAGATCTCCATCAAGGATGGCCGCGGTATGGCCGAACTGGCCGACTGGTTGGCACAGGATCACGGTCAAAGATTCGCTGACCAGCCCCACAGCCGACAACGGCAGGGAGAGCGCTGATGTGTCTTTCGGTCCCGTCACAGGTGGTGGCACTGCATCCCGAAGAAGCCGCGGTCACGGTAGATACCCTAGGCGTACGGCGCAAAGTCAGTTGTCATTTGCTGGCCGATGAATTGACCATCGGCGACTACGTGCTGATCCACATCGGTTTTGTCATGAATAGAATTGATAAAGAAGATGCACTGAAAAGTATAGAAATATACAAGGATATAGTCTCAAGCATGGAGAGCGATGAAAATGCTTGAACTCAAGAGTTTGTACCGGGTGTTCCGTGATCCGGACACCATGGCGGCCTTGGCCGCGTCCATTGCCAAGGACGCAGCCCACTTGAGCGAGCCACTGAACATTATGGAGGTCTGTGGCGGCCATACCCACACCATAATGAAATATGGTCTGCCTGGCCTGCTGCCAAGCAACATACGTTTTATCCATGGACCCGGTTGTCCTGTGTGCATTATGCCAAAGGAGCGCATCGATCAAGCCGCGATTCTTGCAGCCCAACCGGGAGTGATATTGCTGACCCTGGGCGACATGATGCGGGTGCCCGGTTCCCATGGCAGCCTGGCGCAGCAAAGGGCCAAGGGGCTGGATATCCGCGCCCTCTATGATCCACTCGATGCCCTTGCCATTGCCCGTGACAATCCCGGCAAAACCGTTATCTATTTTGCCATTGGTTTTGAAACCTCCACCCCCATGACCGCAGTGCTGCTGGAACAGGCCGAACGTCTGGGGCTGGATAACCTGCTGTTCCACATCAACCACGTGCTGGTGCCGCCGGCCATGGACGCCGTAATGGCAGAGCCCGCCACCAAGGTGAATGCCTTTATCGGACCGGCCCATGTCAGTGTGATTGCCGGTGCCGACATTTATCGGCCTGCCGCAGACAAATATCACACCCCTGTGGTGGTCAGCGGCTTTGAGCCCGTGGATTTGATGGAATCCATTCTGCGCCTGGTGCGGCAGAAAAACGACGGCCGCAGCGAAGTGGAAATCCAGTACAGCCGCGCGGTCACGGCCGAAGGTAACCGCACGGCTCAGGCCAAGGTCAATCAGGTGATGGAAGTGCGGGACGAGTTTCGCTGGCGTGGTCTGGGCCCCATACCCAAGTCTGCCTTGAAACTCAGAGACGAATATCAACACCGGGACGCGGAGCGGGTTTACGGTGAGCGCCTGCCCATAGTGGAAATTGACGATCACAAGGCCTGCCAGTGCGGCGACATACTGCGCGGTCTTGCCGATCCCACGGATTGCCGGGTTTTCGGTCGTGGCTGCACCCCCCAGACGCCACTTGGCAGCTGCATGGTCAGCTCTGAGGGTGCCTGCAATGCCTATTACAGATACAGCGGAGGGCCGAATGTCCTTTAAACAGAGCACGTCCCTTAAACAGATCCAACTGGCCCACGGTGGCGGCGGCCTGGAGATGGCCAAACTGATCCGTGAGCTGTTTTTTACCGCCTTTGACAATCCCATTCTGGCAGCCGAAGAGGATGCCGCCGTGCTCAACCTGAGCGGCCCCTGCGCCTTCACCACCGACTCATTTACCGTATCGCCGCTGTTTTTTGCCGGTGGTGATATAGGCAAACTCGCCATTGCCGGCACGGTCAATGATCTGGCCATGATGGGCGCCGAACCCCAGTACCTGAGCCTGGCCCTGGTGATAGAAGAAGGCTTTGAACTGGCCAAACTGAAAACCATTATCCAAAGCATGGCAGCGGAACTGGCGAAAAGCGGTGCCCGCATCGTTTGCGGCGATACCAAGGTGGTGCCCAAGGGCTGCGCCGATGGCCTGTTTGTCAATACCACAGGTGTCGGCCGGGTGCTGCGTCCGGGCCTGTCGGCAGCAAAACTGCAGCCGGGAGATGCCATCCTGGTGTCCGGCGACATAGGCAGGCACGGCGCCGCCATTCTGATGGCCCGCGAAGGTCTGCAATTGGAGTCGGATCTGATAAGCGATTGCGCCAGCCTGTGGCAAGTGGTCGAGCAACTGCTGGCCCTTCCCTTTGAGCTGCACGCCATGCGCGATGCCACCCGCGGCGGCATCGCTGCCGTGCTCAACGAATGGGCCGTTCGCTCGGGTGTCGGCATAGCCCTTGAAGAAGCCCGTCTGCCGATCAGCGACGAGGTGCAGGGACTGTGTGAACTCTATGGCTTTGAGGCCACAGATCTCGCCAACGAAGGCACCTTCGTATTGGCGCTGCCCAAGCGCGATGCCGAAGGCGCCCTGGAAGTGTTGCGCCGTTTTGACGGCGGCAGCAAGGCCGCCATCATAGGTGAAGTGTGCGAGGATCACGCCGGCCGGGTGGTGTTGACCACCGCCTGGGGGGGACGACGCTACCTCGACCTGCCCCAGGGTGAATTGCTGCCGAGGATCTGCTGATGCACGAGTTCTCCATAGTGGAGGCGCTGCTGGAGCAGTGTGAACGCCTGGCGCGGGAGCAAGGCGCCATTGGTGTCACCCAGGTGAAGGTTCAGCTGGGGGAACTCAGCGGCGTCGAACCGGCGCTGCTCGCCACCGCCTTTGACGGCTTCAAGTTGGGCAGTCTCTGTGAACGGGCCGAGCTTGAACTGGAGATAGTGCCCCTGACCCTGAGCTGCAATGACTGCGGTGCCAGCGGACCCGCCCACAACCGCAGCATGATCTGTCCCCAATGTCAGGGTACCAATACCCGCACTCTGACAGGTGAAGAGCTGCTTCTGGCCCGCCTGGAGCTGGAGCTGCCCGGCGATACTAGTCCCCTGTCAGCCAGCTGATATGCAGTACCGAAGCGTCAAGTTGCCGCGACTTGAACCAGTCAAACCAGCGACGCTGGCTGTCCTGTAGCCTGTCACCCGGGCCCTTGATTTCCACAAAGGCCAGCCCATCCTGTTTCAGCACCAGCAGATCCGGCCAACCGCTGCGGTAAAATTGCGGATCCTTAAGCATACGTTCGAGCAAGTCCGTCAGCAGCGCCCCATCCAGGTGGCTAAGCACAGCCTCAAGCACCTCGCCGTCAAACAGCTTCCAGTTGACCCAATCGTTAACCAGGCCCTGCTTGGTTTCAAAATGCCGGGTCAATATCGACAGTTCCCCTTCCCGCAGGCGCTGCAGGCGCTCGTCCAGGGCAACTTGCCGGGCCGCCACAAATCCGGGACGGTACATGTCCCTTGGCCGGGATTGAAACGGATTGTCAAAGGCGCCCTTGACCGGCATGAAGATAATATCCCACAGCGCCAGGCCAAAAAGGCCGCAGACGAAGGCATTTTCCAAATGCCAGGCCCGCAGCCCCCGTGACTCGAACCAGGCGACGGCGGCCTGCTCAACCTTGCCTTCAAAGGGAGGAAGCGCCAGTTGCTGCCCTGGAATAGTCGAAGCCGGCGCCCTAAGCCAAGGCCTACCAAGCAGCCTGGCCAATCGCGGCCCCATGCGCCTTGCCGCCGCCAACTCCTGCTCGTCCCAGGGATTGGCAATCATGGCCTCCACCACAGCCAGGGCCTCTTCAAAGCGTGCCAGTTTCTCCAGACAACGTGCCGAGCGCTCCCGAGCCGGCGTCTGCGCCAGTTCCCCGTAAATTGTCAGGGCAAGGTCATCATCCCCCCTGCGCTCCAGCTCCCGGGCAATGCGGCCCCTTAGCTGCTGGCGTTTATCCTCCAGCCCGCCCCCAGTAGCCAAGGGATGGGGGCACCGGGCCAGCATAAGCTCTAGTTCATCGCGCTCCAGAATACGGCCGCTCAGCTCAAGCTGCTCACTGAGCTGGCTCAGCAAAAGCGCCGCGTCTATGTCGGCCCGGGTGTCGAACCTGCGCAGGGCCTTGTCTACGGCATAGTTTTCATAGCGCCGCAGGCCCATATCACCAAGCACAAATTCGCTGAGATCCTGATAGCTGTTGCCAAAATAGAGCAACTTGAACAGGGCCATGGGATCGTCCCGCAGCCAGAGACAATCGCTGCGCCAATATTCGGCCAGGCTCGACCACAGGCCTTTCTGCTCAATCAGTGCTGCCAATTGGGTTTTGGTTGCGCCCTTGCTTACGCCCAGGGGCGCGGCCTTGGGGTCCTCAGAGACCAGCGCCGTGCGCCACTCGGCCAGGGTCAGTAAAGAATTGAGCTCAGAATGGGGCGCGGCCAGCCCGGTTTCGATAAAGCCCGCCAGGCGCAGCTCATTCAGTGCCGAGGGCAAATCATCCAGTTCCGGATAGTGAAGTTTGCTTATCCTGAACCATTGGCCCTTGCGCAACAACAGTCTGACCAGCAGGCAGCGGGCGTCATGGCCAAGTTGGTCGAAGCGTGCAAGAAACCCCAGCTCGCTGTCACTCAGCAGATCGCGATACCTGTCGAGTCCCCCCAACAGGCTGAGAAAATTGCCCAGATAGTAGTCCGGAGCGAGAGATGGCACGTCGGCCATGGGATCAACTGCGGTAAATGGTTTGGATCAGGTGAAAGCCGAATTGGGTTTTGACCGGACCATGTACTTCCAGCACCGGCTTTTTAAACACCACATCATCGAATGCCTTGACCATCTGTCCGGGGCCGAACTCCCCCAGATCGCCGCCGCGACGCTTTGATGGACAAAGGGAATATTGCTTGGCCAACTTGCCGAAATCCTCGCCCTTGGCGATACGGGCCTTAAGCTTTTCTGCCTCTTCGCGGGTTTTGACCAGAATATGTCGTGCACAGGCGCGGGCCATGGTTTACCTCTTTTGCTGCGCCCCGTCTGGGGGCACTTAACTGGAAAAATCTGGGGCGATCTTACCGCAAAAGCGCGGCGGCGTCAGTCTTGCCGTCACCGGGGACAGCGCCTACACTGGCACCTCGTTGACAGCAAAAGGAGTTTTCAATGTGGCAGCAACACACTCTTAATCTCAAAGCGCGAGCCAGGGGCTTTCATCTGATCACCGCGGAAATCAATGCCGCGCTGCAAGGCATGCCTGCGGTTAGCTGTGGCCTGCTGCATCTGCAACTCTTGCACACCTCGGCCTCCCTCAGCCTCAATGAGAATGCCGATCCCGATGTCCGGGGTGATTTCGAACGTTTCTTTAATCGCCTGGTCCCTGAAAACACGCCTTACTTCAGACACCTGGATGAAGGCCCGGATGACATGCCGGCCCATATCAAGTCCAGTATCCTTGGTACCAGCCTGCTGCTGCCTGTTAACCGGCAACAACTGGCACTGGGTACCTGGCAAGGCGTGTATCTGGGGGAGCACAGGGATGCGGGGGGATCGCGGCGCCTTTTGCTAACCCTGCAGGGGCAGCCGGGATAAACCAGCGGCCCCTTGGTTGCTACTCCGCGATTCTCTCTATGCGGGCGAGATAAAAGCCGTCAAAACCCTGATTTGCGGGCGTAATACACTCATCATCCAGCAGGCGGAAGTTGCTTTGCGCCGCAAGAAATTTGTCCACCTGACGGCGGTTTTCGGATGGCAGTATCGAGCAGGTTGCGTAAACCAGTATGCCG is part of the Shewanella cyperi genome and encodes:
- the cybH gene encoding Ni/Fe-hydrogenase, b-type cytochrome subunit; amino-acid sequence: MDKHIQEVREFKRTLVFTGALRAAHWLRAAAITVLLISGFYLAWPFLVAPENSDVLVQGWIRFGHLIAGFLLCAVTAVRTYLFFFSKYDVERRSVRDLFSLKSWIAQLKSYFWIGQLKKAGVYGPLQLLVYTGIAVASIFICITGLTLYAQVYHLGMGGMLSDFAAWITSVMGGLASVRLWHHYVAWVFIVFLVLHIYMAVWTGIRFKHNSVEVIVSGYDYHRH
- a CDS encoding Kae1-like domain-containing protein; amino-acid sequence: MKTLRFYFPCHRPVPFYHSYFNQLLATEELDLAIGYHNTSGQSHYLLDASGSQAQLEQLADLLARELPVSLALGKPGLELIETPDSLTATVPIPPMEDMGAGLGFCSHCLPWFSQVQDDLPRQLSLSCPCCHGEQQLTPGARAITADELATAVAVLADGKSAVLGGVTYAYRAAPENADCTSLLICDPKVLTKHLLADTEQQLALSALEKPWVRLTPLPGHELLNLHWYRCRFAASRLELLLTAALARAGMDWVHVSQDGARDEVCQLAGTWMPVQRSQSFKLTLSESLFAQTESATGAWRARSCGPEQLQLEPLTHGAEIKDPARLALQGTLLRRGKALANSAVLYLGHQGPMQLQGYDAQAEQQVFLSLSPLPATGLQLYQALLSGAPELIQKFREQFPYECLALSELNLSNGASSRTDSLQSLLATAACVLGLGYRQSKQQLAAALAASATHHRGHNAPRVDYPLVWGSEGRTIDWRRMLGTLISFRLAGDKDSSRLAFGVLDSLADYLANWVEHLDQQLGIEQLVLAGQDLNNPVLAQRLTLRLGKNVRLRVNPALDLDGSLLAVGALFDRPARRSSQQRETAP
- the hyaB gene encoding nickel-dependent hydrogenase large subunit encodes the protein MNKRVVIDPITRIEGHLRIEVEVDENNVIQKAWSSSTLWRGIEVILKGRSPLDAGLITQRICGVCTYSHYRCATEAVENALGTKIPLNAKLLRTLMQVSLYMHDHLVHFYHLHGLDWVDVVSALSADPAKAAREAMKYSPHPIAAGEGDLKAVQDKVAGFVATGKLGPFANAYWGNGTYKFSPEQNLIALSHYLKALEVQRVAAEMLAIFGGKQPHPQSLVVGGVTSVRDMLSPARLQEWKQKHAIVADFIDRAYQADIIMAAEAYGAEPSVLGGVALTNFLATDDFLLADGEYLFNAGVILNGDINGVQDLDPSLIAEDVTHAWYSAPASQHPFDGTTVPQYTGFVERDTVYGKLPTLDGDGKYSWVKSPRYQGEPMEVGPLASLLVSYARGNTAVVEAVNGLLARTGLPIGALFTTLGRTAARMLQTQLVAHEGLRTFDALLTNLVSDESTYAKPEIDPDKEYRGHAMIEAPRGMLSHWVRIKGGKIENYQAVVPTTWNAGPMDSQGKQGPYETSLIGLKLEDPTKPLEVIRVIHSFDPCMACSVHVMDFKGTDLGEFRVAANAI
- a CDS encoding HyaD/HybD family hydrogenase maturation endopeptidase, with the protein product MKLLLLGIGNVLFADEGIGVHFLHYMEENYRFSHPLHSLTLLDGGTLAQGLTPIISQFDEMLLVDTVNAAGANPGQVYFFDFDKAPAEIDWQGSAHEVEMLQTLTMMEMLGDRPKTWVLGVTPTRLEPMRLGLSPELLSVVPLMEEVVLKHLRSLGFEVERRQHRPIEELIPSAWQGQIPIHENS